From the genome of Colletotrichum destructivum chromosome 10, complete sequence, one region includes:
- a CDS encoding Putative phospholipid/glycerol acyltransferase produces MNDPLRSTSLPAFPSNQQTHTAIMATDVHEKIDPEQVPAAAPKAGLTRKPSDPHPAGRVKYSFPMQLLRGLTFGLYFAACCLAIITTQMLGIPLYFYNREMFYAYMALTKQSFGLTITAMTHMWSNSTIRISGDKSMNGQIRKTPDGRVEFNFPERLVLVANHQIYTDWLYLWWVAYANAPSMHGHIYIILKESLKYIPGVGIGMMFYGFIFMSRKMATDQPRLAHRIDKLKTRHVAANGKEYLNPMWLLLFPEGTNLSTNGRRKSAAWAAKMGLKDPEHVLLPRSTGTLFCLRELKGSLEYIYDCTVAYEGVPRGKFGDQYFSLISTYFQGRPPRSVNFHWRRFRLADIPLDDAKAFDAWLRERWYEKDALMEEYLSTGRFPASPDIEGGHLETEVRLKNWFELGQIFVVVGTAGIIWRMIINAIARFASVL; encoded by the exons ATGAACGACCCTCTGCGTTCAACCTCGTTGCCGGCCTTCCCATCGAACCAGCAAACACATaccgccatcatggcgacCGACGTCCACGAGAAAATCGACCCCGAGCAGGTTCCCGCGGCGGCCCCGAAGGCCGGCTTGACTAGGAAACCGAGCGACCCCCATCCGGCCGGCCGGGTCAAGTACAGCTTCCCCATGCAGCTCCTTCGTGGACTGACCTTTGGCCTCTACTTCGCCGCCTGCTGTCTTGC CATCATCACGACCCAGATGCTCGGCATCCCGCTATACTTTTACAACCGCGAAATGTTCTACGCCTACATGGCCTTGACGAAACAGTCATTTGGCCTGACCATCACGGCCATGACGCACATGTGGAGCAACAGTACGATACGCATAAGCGGCGACAAATCTATGAACGGCCAGATCAGAAAGACGCCTGACGGCAGGGTCGAGTTCAACTTCCCTGAGCGCCTCGTTCTGGTCGCAAACCACCAG ATCTATACCGACTGGCTGTACCTCTGGTGGGTGGCCTACGCAAACGCCCCGAGCATGCACGGCCACATCTACATCATCCTCAAGGAGTCGCTCAAGTACATCCCCGGCGTCGGAATCGGCATGATGTTCTAcggcttcatcttcatgTCGCGCAAGATGGCCACCGACCAGCCCCGTCTGGCGCATCGCATCGACAAGCTCAAGACGCgccacgtcgccgccaacggcaaggAGTACCTCAACCCCATGTggctcctcctcttccccgaGGGCACGAACTTGTCCACCAACGGCCGCCGCAAGTCGGCCGCCTGGGCCGCGAAGATGGGCCTCAAGGACCCGGAGCACGTGCTCCTCCCGCGCAGCACCGGCACCCTTTTCTGCCTCAGAGAGCTGAAGGGCTCGCTCGAGTACATCTACGACTGCACCGTTGCCTACGAAGGCGTCCC CCGCGGCAAGTTCGGTGACCAATACTTCTCCCTCATCAGCACCTACTTCCAAGGCCGGCCCCCGCGCTCCGTCAACTTCCACTGGCGGCGcttccgcctcgccgacattcccctcgacgacgcaaAGGCCTTCGACGCCTGGCTCCGCGAGCGCTGGTACGAGAAGGACGCTCTCATGGAGGAGTACCTGTCTACCGGCCGCTTCCCCGCGAGCCCCGACATCGAGGGCGGCCATCTCGAGACCGAGGTCCGTCTGAAAAACTGGTTCGAGCTGGGGCAGATCTTTGTTGTAGTCGGCACCGCCGGCATCATCTGGCGCATGAtcatcaacgccatcgcGAGGTTCGCCTCGGTTCTTTAA
- a CDS encoding Putative NACHT nucleoside triphosphatase, P-loop containing nucleoside triphosphate hydrolase — MHVSFGDRLRLKPIAQVEDLCLRPSLSLPLSSFSNLKHLAMEPIGLAVGVAGLAGLFSSCLEAVERFDSYKNFDRESRSLTTQLDAAKHLLEQWGHAVGIENGKLSDNHHPALDNGKTLEVVRKLLSSIQDFCGGSDDATLQTTTLMDGDFLKSGLLPSQRMKQSHHGASANSKWKMTSWALTGKSKRTKNVQTVAVLVQHLYSLVPINDSKEIQLGQKSSASAADIRDASPSEHNWLAKIQSLIDKAEEEMRAETKRDLLAWLGSPSSNDLCDDSIKKRLEGTCEWVLERDSVLGWLSPETSPDGASVLWINGPAGFGKTVLCAKLVEILSSSLQTPVAHFFLSSKFEGRDDPYAVIRSWIATVFFRSPAALDVVYKKRLAQHEQVATRATIMKLFREVLQAVPFCTFVLDGLDECTWLGENRNDGNSVARFLEELRQAITDTTVRILVTSRNEPEIRQELSQFPGFSKYAISPEDVRDDNVAYSRSIVNSKLPNKDEPTRLSISQRMADRSNGQFQWIKMQEGFLRKGRNKKQLEKDIDETPAGLDRLYDRTWERIEGLRDAERNRAFSLLRWVAFALRPLTVCEITEAVLINDDCDDLPIDELPDSIDDDYIESEILGLCGSLIEIRGTPSDSSPGSRNIHLTHFSVKQYLLYKIPSRGAVLLANESLRASNETLEGVTLAKLCLRYISIQRVWDESSVEDEYPTGTSFRNYAAQHWHQHTDLSKADDMPLVEAMNALFDGRFKTWESWRKWFDLNGEDLDPEATETAASPLYYASRLGLTGVVKHLIQHCKHDPNESSESGRAALAVACERGSLEVARMLLEAGTKVNVTGYRGRTPLYSASMNGHLEVLKLILDKGGDLTIKNVYGRTPLTAAAGNGHLEVVRFLLAKGADIAVADDDVWTPLNSAAADGHLEVVRLLLERGAGISVPNKNGWTPLIVAASNGYVEVVKLLLDIGADITVADDEGWTPLCSAADSGHIEVVRLLLERGADIEFVDKGGQAPLSVAASKGHIELVRLLLEKGADISAATKSGWTALIVAAIKGHPEIVRLLLDNGANITDTSKDGSTALEFAARNGHYRVVELLLNNGANLAVIDNTGETPLHSASHNGHIEVAKLLLEKGASPTAGDYDGWTPLHSASQNGHIEVAKLLLEKGASPAAKNHDGWMPLHLASANGHIEVAKLLLEKGASPAAKNNNGWTSLHSASANGHVEVVRLLLEKGASPAARDCNGQTSLYAASANGCVEVARLLVENGAVASVGDERSRTNVEVDKLLISKGAEIFVAENKGWTPLHVASQKGFIELVRLFLERFPVHADTRDNFRRTPLFYAATQGRSEVVKLLLSRLASANAMDRYNATPLIAAARDGFAGVAELLLNEDGVWFNHKDKLGRSALCWARQSGDYQTIQLLFKHSQGTTEAQPGNENTPTGDRAALFNPDLGWCDVCTICLPESKSYHWCKECPGGDFVICLDCFQAGFRCLDGSHKLILQSSD; from the exons ATGCATGTCAGCTTTGGAGACCGGCTGCGCCTCAAACCCATCGCCCAAGTAGAAGATCTATGCCtccgcccctccctctctctccctttgTCGAGTTTTAGCAACCTCAAACATCTCGCCATGGAGCCGATAGGACTTGCAGTTGGAGTCGCGGGCCTGGCTGGCCTCTTCTCCAGTTGCCTGGAAGCCGTCGAAAGGTTCGACTCTTACAAGAACTTTGACCGTGAATCGCGTTCCTTGACCACacagctcgacgccgccaagcaTCTCTTGGAACAATGGGGCCATGCCGTCGGCATCGAAAACGGAAAGCTGTCGGACAACCATCATCCTGCTCTCGACAACGGGAAAACACTAGAAGTCGTCCGCAAGCTGTTGTCCAGCATCCAAGACTTTTGTGGCGGCTCAGACGATGCAACGCTTCAAACAACAACGCTGATGGACGGCGACTTCCTCAAAAGCGGCTTACTTCCTTCACAACGGATGAAGCAGTCTCACCATGGAGCGTCTGCGAATTCAAAATGGAAAATGACCTCCTGGGCGCTTACTGGGAAATCGAAGCGGACAAAGAACGTCCAGACAGTTGCCGTACTAGTGCAGCATCTGTACAGTTTGGTTCCTATCAACGATTCCAAGGAGATACAGTTAGGACAAAAGTCATCAGCATCAGCTGCAGACATACGCG ATGCTTCCCCAAGCGAACATAATTGGCTTGCAAAGATTCAGTCGCTCATAGACAAGGCCGAAGAAGAAATGAGAG CCGAAACAAAGAGAGACCTACTCGCCTGGCTAGGTTCCCCGTCTTCGAACGATCTTTGCGACGACTCGATCAAGAAGAGACTGGAGGGGACATGCGAGTGGGTATTAGAGCGAGACAGCGTACTTGGATGGCTTTCACCTGAGACTTCGCCCGATGGCGCCAGCGTGCTCTGGATCAATGGCCCGGCAGGGTTCGGCAAGACTGTTCTGTGTGCCAAACTGGTCGAGATTCTTTCGTCCAGTCTTCAAACACCCGTCGCACATTTCTTTCTGTCATCCAAATTTGAGGGTCGCGATGATCCCTATGCAGTCATCAGATCGTGGATTGCGACGGTCTTCTTCAGAAGCCCAGCGGCTTTGGACGTGGTTTACAAGAAACGGTTGGCCCAACACGAGCAGGTCGCAACGCGGGCGACTATTATGAAGCTCTTCCGCGAGGTTCTGCAAGCTGTGCCGTTCTGCACCTTCGTCTTAGACGGCCTGGACGAATGCACTTGGCTGGGCGAGAACCGCAACGACGGTAACTCGGTAGCCCGTTTTCTCGAAGAGCTCAGACAAGCAATTACCGACACCACTGTCCGAATTTTGGTTACCAGCCGCAACGAACCAGAGATTCGACAAGAACTCTCGCAGTTCCCTGGTTTTAGCAAGTATGCGATATCTCCCGAAGACGTCCGTGACGACAACGTGGCCTACTCCAGAAGCATCGTCAACAGCAAGCTGCCGAACAAAGACGAGCCAACAAGACTCAGCATCTCTCAGAGAATGGCCGATCGCAGCAACGGGCAGTTCCAGTGGATCAAGATGCAAGAGGGGTTCTTGAGGAAAGGCAGGAATAAAAAGCAGCTCGAGAAAGACATTGACGAGACCccggccggcctcgaccgtCTCTACGATCGGACCTGGGAGAGGATCGAGGGATTGCGAGACGCGGAAAGAAATAGAGCATTCTCCTTGCTCCGGTGGGTCGCGTTCGCTCTGCGACCTCTGACTGTCTGCGAGATCACTGAAGCCGTTCTCATCAACGATGACTGTGACGATCTGCCGATCGACGAGTTGCCGGACTCCATTGACGACGACTACATTGAAAGTGAGATCTTGGGTCTTTGCGGATCCTTGATTGAAATAAGGGGCACTCCGTCGGACTCCTCTCCTGGATCCAGGAACATACACCTGACGCACTTCTCGGTCAAGCAGTACCTGTTGTACAAGATTCCGTCCCGGGGAGCGGTTCTACTCGCCAATGAAAGCCTGCGCGCATCGAACGAAACCCTCGAGGGTGTAACCCTTGCTAAGCTGTGTCTCCGCTACATCAGCATCCAGCGGGTCTGGGATGAGTCTTCTGTTGAAGACGAATATCCAACTGGGACTTCGTTCCGAAATTACGCCGCGCAGCATTGGCACCAGCACACCGATTTGAGCAAGGCGGATGACATGCCGTTGGTGGAGGCCATGAACGCCCTTTTTGACGGACGCTTCAAGACTTGGGAGTCCTGGAGAAAGTGGTTTGATCTCAACGGCGAGGACTTGGATCCAGAGGCGACGGAAACAGCGGCAAGCCCCTTGTACTATGCTTCCCGTTTGGGACTGACAGGGGTCGTCAAACATCTCATACAACACTGCAAACACGATCCGAACGAAAGCTCAGAGTCGGGAAGAGCAGCGCTTGCGGTTGCATGCGAAAGGGGGAGTCTGGAAGTTGCGCGAATGCTGCTTGAAGCAGGTACCAAAGTCAACGTCACAGGTTACCGAGGACGAACGCCTCTCTATTCGGCATCAATGAACGGTCATCTCGAAGTGCTGAAGCTGATCCTCGATAAGGGGGGCGACTTGACGATTAAGAACGTTTACGGAAGAACTCCGCTAACTGCAGCCGCGGGCAATGGCCACCTGGAAGTAGTCAGATTCCTTCTCGCCAAGGGAGCAGACATCGCAGtcgctgatgatgatgtttggACGCCACTAAATTCAGCTGCTGCTGACGGCCATCTTGAGGTGGTGAGGCTCCTTCTTGAAAGGGGGGCAGGTATCTCAGTGCCTAACAAGAATGGGTGGACGCCACTGATCGTAGCTGCCTCTAACGGCTATGTTGAGGTAGTGAAGCTACTCCTTGACATAGGAGCAGACATAACAGTCGCTGATGATGAAGGTTGGACGCCACTATGTTCAGCTGCTGACAGTGGCCATATTGAGGTGGTCAGATTGCTCCTTGAAAGGGGGGCAGATATCGAATTTGTCGATAAGGGTGGACAGGCGCCACTGAGTGTAGCTGCCAGCAAAGGCCATATCGAGCTGGTAAGGCTACTCCTGGAAAAGGGAGCAGATATCTCAGCGGCCACCAAGAGCGGGTGGACGGCACTGATCGTAGCTGCCATCAAAGGCCATCCTGAAATTGTTAGACTTCTCCTCGATAATGGAGCCAACATCACAGATACTAGCAAAGACGGATCAACAGCGCTTGAATTTGCCGCGCGAAACGGACATTACCGGGTAGTTGAGTTGCTGCTTAACAACGGAGCTAATCTTGCAGTCATCGACAACACAGGAGAGACGCCGCTTCATTCAGCCTCCCATAATGGCCACATTGAGGTTGCCAAACTACTTCTCGAGAAGGGGGCAAGTCCAACAGCTGGGGACTATGATGGATGGACGCCGCTTCATTCAGCCTCCCAAAATGGCCACATTGAGGTTGCCAAACTACTTCTCGAAAAGGGGGCAAGTCCAGCAGCTAAGAATCacgatggatggatgccgCTTCATTTAGCCTCAGCTAATGGCCACATTGAGGTTGCCAAACTACTTCTCGAAAAGGGGGCAAGTCCAGCAGCTAAGAATAACAATGGATGGACGTCGCTTCATTCAGCCTCAGCTAATGGCCACGTTGAGGTAGTCAGGCTCCTTCTTGAGAAAGGAGCAAGTCCAGCAGCTAGGGACTGCAATGGACAGACGTCGCTTTACGCTGCCTCAGCCAACGGCTGCGTTGAGGTAGCCAGATTACTTGTTGAAAATGGTGCGGTTGCGTCAGTTGGAGACGAGCGCAGCAGAACCAATGTCGAGGTGGACAAGCTGCTCATCAGCAAGGGGGCAGAGATTTTCGTCGCCGAAAACAAGGGCTGGACACCGCTGCATGTTGCGTCACAAAAAGGCTTCATCGAGCTGGTCCGGCTGTTCCTCGAACGATTCCCAGTTCACGCCGACACTAGGGACAACTTCAGGCGCACACCCCTCTTTTACGCAGCAACGCAAGGGCGCAGTGAGGTTGTTAAGCTGCTGCTTTCCCGTCTGGCATCTGCCAATGCCATGGACCGCTACAATGCGACGCCTCTGATTGCGGCGGCAAGGGATGGATTCGCAGGCGTGGCAGAGCTTCTGCtcaacgaggacggcgtctgGTTCAATCACAAGGACAAATTGGGCCGGTCCGCTCTTTGCTGGGCGAGGCAGAGCGGAGATTATCAGACCATTCAGCTCCTATTCAAGCATTCGCAGGGGACAACAGAAGCGCAGCCAGGCAACGAGAACACGCCGACGGGAGACAGGGCAGCTTTGTTCAATCCAGATTTGGGCTGGTGCGATGTTTGTACGATCTGCCTTCCGGAAAGCAAATCATACCATTGGTGCAAAGAGTGCCCCGGAGGCGATTTTGTCATCTGTTTGGATTGTTTTCAGGCAGGTTTTAGGTGTCTGGACGGATCCCACAAATTGATTCTTCAATCGTCAGACTAG
- a CDS encoding Putative AAA+ ATPase domain, ABC transporter, P-loop containing nucleoside triphosphate hydrolase: MVSSSKEKRLAKKAAGGKVDKKKASNGDDGPATGADKMDEVSRLAAQMDQHGISDRVTTGVLASTQASKDVKITSASLVFHGRVLFNDTTLELSYGRRYGLLGENGCGKSTLLKAIDAREFPIPEHIDIYLLNEGAPPTELGALEWVVTEAEREMDRLDKLAEKILEEDGPESPILMDLYEHMEKMDPATFATRASLILTGLGFNKVTIHKKTKDMSGGWRMRVALAKALFVRPSLLLLDDPTAHLDLEACVWLEEYLKKWDRTLVLVSHSMDFLNGVCTTMIDMRLKQLLYYGGNYDIYNRTRSEQETNQMKAYQKQQDEIVHIKKFIASAGTYANLVRQAKSRQKILDKMEADGFIQPVIPDKVFTFRFADVEKLPPPVLSFDNVTFSYSGDAKDDLYRNIDLGFDMDSRTALVGPNGVGKSTLLRLMTGKLSPTDGSVTRHTHLKLGLYSQHSAEQLDLTKSALDFVREKYSEKSQDYQYWRQQLGRYGLTGEAQTSLIGTLSDGQKSRIVFALLAIESPNMLLLDEPTNGLDIPTIDSLADAINAFSGGVIVVSHDFRLLDKIAKQILVCENKTIRAWDGSIGEYKNYLRKKMITAGAV, encoded by the exons ATGGTTTCCTCATCCAAGGAGAAGAGActcgccaagaaggccgccggaggcaaggtcgacaagaagaaggcctccaacggcgacgatggcccCGCCACCGGTGCCGATAAGATGGACGAGGTGAgccgtctcgccgcccagATGGACCAGCACGGCATCTCGGACCGTGTCACCACCGGTGTCCTGGCTTCTACCCAGGCCAGCAAGGACGTCAAGATCACCAGTGCCAGCTTGGTGTTCCACGGCCGTGTCCTCTTCAACGACACCACCCTCGAGCTCTCGTACGGTCGCCGCTACGGTCTCCTGGGAGAGAACGGTTGCGGAAAGTCGACCCTTCTCAAGGCTATCGATGCGCGCGAGTTCCCCATCCCCGAGCACATCGATATCTACCTTTTGAACGAGGGTGCTCCTCCCACCGAGCTCGGTGCCCTTGAGTGGGTCGTTACCGAGGCTGAGCGTGAGATGGACCGTCTGGacaagctggccgagaagatccTTGAAGAGGATGGCCCCGAGAGCCCTATCCTGATGGACCTGTACGAG CACatggagaagatggaccCCGCGACCTTCGCCACCCGCGCCTCGCTCATCCTGACGGGTCTGGGTTTCAACAAGGTCACCATTcacaagaagaccaaggacaTGTCCGGTGGATGGAGAATGCGTGTCGCTCTCGCCAAGGCTCTGTTCGTCAGACcttcgctgctgctgctcgacgacccCACTGCCCATTTGGATCTCGAGGCCTGTGTGTGGCTGGAAGAGTACCTCAAGAAGTGGGACCGtaccctcgtcctcgtctcccACTCCATGGATTTCCTCAACGGCGTGTGCACCACCATGATCGACATGCGCTTGAAGCAGCTCCTGTACTACGGTGGTAACTACGACATCTACAACAGGACTCGCTCCGAGCAGGAGACCAACCAGATGAAGGCCTACCAGAAGCAGCAGGACGAGATTGTCCACATCAAGAAGTTCATTGCCAGTGCTGGTACCTACGCCAACTTGGTCAGACAGGCAAAGTCCCGTCAGAAGATTCTCGACAAGATGGAGGCCGATGGTTTCATCCAGCCCGTCATCCCCGACAAGGTCTTCACCTTCCGTTTCGCCGATGTCGAGAAGCTCCCCCCTCCTGTCCTGTCTTTCGACAACGTCACCTTCTCCTACTCTGGCGATGCCAAGGATGACCTGTACCGCAACATCGACCTTGGTTTCGACATGGACTCCCGtaccgccctcgtcggccccAACGGTGTCGGCAAGTCCACCCTGCTTCGTCTGATGACGGGCAAGCTCTCCCCCACCGACGGTTCCGTCACTCGCCACACCCACTTGAAGCTTGGCCTGTACTCCCAGCACAgcgccgagcagctcgacctGACAAAGTCCGCTCTCGACTTCGTCCGTGAGAAGTACTCAGAGAAGTCCCAGGACTACCAGTACTGGCGCCAGCAGCTTGGCCGCTACGGTCTGACCGGTGAGGCCCAGACCTCGCTGATCGGCACCCTGTCCGATGGACAGAAGTCCCGTATCGTCTTCGCCCTGCTCGCCATTGAGAGCCCCAACATgctcctgctcgacgagcccACCAACGGTCTGGATATCCCCACCATTGACTCCTTGGCCGATGCCATCAACGCCTTCAGCGGTGGTGTTATTGTCGTGTCCCACGACTTCAG ACTTTTGGACAAGATTGCCAAGCAAATTCTGGTGTGCGAGAACAAGACGATCAGGGCCTGGGACGGCTCGATCGGCGAGTACAAGAACTACCTCCGCAAGAAGATGATCACGGCCGGTGCCGTTTAA
- a CDS encoding Putative heterokaryon incompatibility, producing the protein MTGIRPHGPSEIVDPVHRVYGSLPIGSEEIRILKLHPAHCLSSPVEVSLNIAKLGDPSVHYDALSYRWGDHTDNEMIIVNRQTLKVTQSLATALRYLRSQDHGVILWADSICIDQSNAAEKNVQVALMGDIYRTAECVRIWLGEGDQDTTQAMQLVNDCNGFRDTNAVVKRVVGDERGAIGLAGLLRRPYWNRMWMFQEILLPKIGHVHCGTSSAPFGTFVQMDLASSQPQLWPARRTSPAWIHDLRKAFFNIAQFTIAPRELQNLEHILAVTRVLQASEPADKLFALMGTCDMASYLTVDYDKTFQDIYVGFTRNYSKSTGKLSLTLTAGWRNPVCKEDDGQLPSWTPDFRGSRPESDIYAGFATAGVFNASKGCCFENDAFNPELPEGVLVTQGYVLDTIQSVTPLLGGDDGRRQILETFDIRRPNDNLSGRSRLQALCETLIFDADGVKDDDCEETLARKRDRQLKHLLGFIPINWDSVLGRSGTGLRHALRSYKQLQHSDPATLAGYRNMFVGEYDANAGKISSVFVTRDSRFGRSNYTIRPGDVVAVLYGSDLPVILRKSGSCYKFLGGAYVSGMMYGEVIDEYGADLCAESVLLI; encoded by the exons ATGACGGGCATCCGCCCACATGGGCCTTCGGAGATCGTCGACCCTGTCCATCGAG TGTACGGGTCACTCCCAATCGGATCAGAGGAGATTCGAATCCTCAAACTGCATCCTGCCCATTGTCTGTCATCCCCAGTCGAAGTCTCACTCAACATTGCCAAGCTCGGTGATCCATCCGTCCATTACGATGCCTTGTCATACAGATGGGGTGATCACACCGACAACGAGATGATCATAGTCAACCGGCAGACCCTCAAAGTCACGCAAAGCCTTGCAACGGCTCTGCGGTATCTTCGAAGCCAAGACCATGGTGTTATCCTTTGGGCTGACAGCATCTGCATCGACCAGAGCAACGCTGCTGAGAAGAACGTGCAGGTCGCGCTCATGGGCGATATTTACAGGACAGCTGAGTGCGTGAGGATCTGGCTCGGCGAAGGTGACCAGGATACTACACAGGCTATGCAGCTGGTCAATGACTGCAACGGGTTCCGAGACACGAATGCCGTCGTCAAGcgagtcgtcggcgacgagcgcgGTGCCATCGGTCTGGCGGGGCTTCTGCGGCGACCATACTGGAACAGAATGTGGATGTTCCAGGAAATACTCCTTCCCAAGATTGGCCATGTCCACTGCGGGACCTCTAGTGCACCCTTTGGCACATTTGTGCAGATGGATCTCGCGTCATCGCAGCCGCAGTTGTGGCcggcgagacggacgagTCCGGCATGGATCCACGACCTCCGCAAGGCCTTTTTCAACATTGCGCAGTTCACGATCGCTCCCAGAGAGCTGCAGAACTTGGAGCATATCCTGGCGGTGACTAGAGTTCTGCAGGCCTCGGAGCCGGCCGACAAGCTTTTTGCCCTCATGGGTACATGCGACATGGCTTCTTACTTGACGGTGGACTACGACAAGACTTTCCAAGACATTTACGTCGGATTTACGAGGAACTACTCGAAGTCTACCGGCAAACTGTCACTTACCCTCACTGCTGGGTGGCGTAACCCCGTATGTAAGGAGGACGATGGGCAGCTTCCTTCGTGGACTCCCGACTTCCGTGGCTCCCGGCCTGAGAGCGACATATATGCGGGGTTCGCAACCGCGGGAGTGTTCAACGCATCCAAGGGATGTTGCTTCGAGAATGACGCTTTCAACCCAGAGCTTCCCGAAGGGGTCTTGGTAACCCAAGGCTACGTTCTGGACACGATTCAGTCCGTGACGCCTCTTCTCGGCGGAGACGATGGCCGGCGGCAAATACTCGAGACTTTTGACATCCGACGTCCCAATGACAATCTATCCGGGAGGTCTCGGCTCCAAGCTCTTTGCGAAACTCTCAtcttcgacgccgatggtGTCAAGGACGACGATTGCGAGGAAACGCTCGCTCGTAAGCGAGATCGACAGCTTAAGCACTTGCTCGGTTTCAT CCCCATCAACTGGGACTCTGTCTTGGGCCGTTCCGGAACAGGTCTTCGACATGCTTTGAGGAGTTACAAGCAACTTCAACACTCCGACCCTGCCACCCTTGCAGGGTATCGGAACATGTTCGTCGGAGAGTACGACGCCAACGCTGGGAAGATCTCGAGCGTGTTCGTCACGCGCGACAGCCGCTTCGGCCGTAGCAACTACACCATCCGACCTGGGGATGTGGTTGCGGTGCTCTATGGATCCGATCTGCCCGTCATTCTGCGCAAATCTGGGTCATGTTACAAGTTCCTCGGTGGTGCATACGTCAGCGGGATGATGTACGGGGAAGTGATCGATGAGTATGGTGCTGATTTATGTGCTGAGAGTGTTTTGTTAATCTAG